The following coding sequences are from one Actinomycetes bacterium window:
- a CDS encoding dihydroorotase → MSGWLVRGVRPLGGDPTDLLLRGGVIAAVGQGLDAGDAQVLDGAGLVVLPGLVDLHTHLREPGREDSETVETGTRAAALGGFTAVHAMANTDPVADTAGVVEQVWRLGQQAGHCDVRPVGAVTVGLDGRQLAELGAMADSAASVRVFSDDGRCVSDAVLMRRALEYVKAFDGVIAQHAQEPRLTEDAQMNEGVLSGVLGLRGWPGVAEEAVIARDVLLAAHVGSRLHVCHVSTAGSVEIIRLAKERGFPVTAEVTPHHLLLTEDLVASYDPVYKVNPPLRSADDVAALRAGLADGTIDVVATDHAPHPVEDKDCEWAAAAFGMVGLETALGVVAAAMVEPGLLDWAGVADRMSVRPARIGRVADHGRPLAVGEPANVTLVDPAGAWSVDPGRLASLSHNTPYAGRELPARVVATFLRGRPTVLDGRLA, encoded by the coding sequence GACGGTGCCGGGCTGGTCGTGCTGCCCGGGCTGGTGGACTTGCACACCCACCTGCGCGAGCCCGGCCGGGAGGACAGCGAGACGGTCGAGACCGGGACCCGGGCGGCCGCGCTCGGCGGGTTCACCGCCGTCCACGCCATGGCCAACACCGACCCGGTGGCCGACACCGCCGGGGTGGTCGAGCAGGTGTGGCGGCTCGGCCAGCAGGCCGGTCACTGCGACGTCCGGCCGGTCGGCGCGGTCACCGTCGGTCTGGACGGCCGGCAGCTCGCCGAGCTCGGCGCGATGGCCGACTCGGCCGCCTCGGTGCGGGTCTTCTCCGACGACGGCCGCTGCGTCTCGGACGCCGTCCTCATGCGTCGGGCGCTGGAGTACGTCAAGGCGTTCGACGGGGTGATCGCCCAGCACGCCCAGGAGCCGCGGCTGACCGAGGACGCCCAGATGAACGAGGGCGTGCTCTCCGGGGTGCTCGGCCTGCGCGGCTGGCCGGGCGTCGCCGAGGAGGCGGTCATCGCCAGGGACGTCCTGCTCGCGGCGCACGTCGGCTCCCGGCTGCACGTGTGCCACGTGTCCACGGCCGGCTCGGTGGAGATCATCCGGCTGGCCAAGGAGCGGGGCTTCCCGGTCACCGCGGAGGTGACCCCGCACCACCTGCTGCTCACCGAGGACCTGGTCGCCAGCTACGACCCGGTCTACAAGGTGAACCCGCCGCTGCGCTCGGCCGACGACGTGGCCGCGCTGCGGGCCGGGCTGGCCGACGGGACCATCGACGTGGTGGCCACCGACCACGCGCCGCACCCGGTCGAGGACAAGGACTGCGAGTGGGCCGCGGCGGCGTTCGGCATGGTCGGCCTGGAGACCGCGCTGGGCGTGGTGGCCGCGGCCATGGTCGAGCCCGGGCTGCTGGACTGGGCCGGCGTCGCCGACCGGATGTCGGTGCGACCCGCCCGGATCGGCCGGGTCGCCGACCACGGCCGCCCGCTCGCGGTGGGCGAGCCGGCCAACGTCACCCTGGTCGACCCGGCCGGAGCCTGGTCAGTCGACCCGGGCCGGCTGGCCTCGCTCAGCCACAACACCCCCTACGCCGGGCGCGAGCTGCCCGCGCGGGTGGTGGCCACCTTCCTGCGCGGCCGGCCCACCGTGCTCGACGGGAGGCTGGCATGA
- the carA gene encoding glutamine-hydrolyzing carbamoyl-phosphate synthase small subunit produces MTGRRPALLVLEDGRTFAGDAYGAVGETFGEAVFCTAMTGYQETLTDPSYHRQVVVMTTPHIGNTGVNDEDPESGRIWVSGYVVRDPSPRASSWRARRTLEEELEVQGVVGISGVDTRALTRHLRDRGAMRVGVSSVEDDPRALLERVQASPQMAWADLTAEVSTETAYVVPAVREKRFTVAAVDLGIKAMTPVRLAERGVEVHVLPAATTPEQLLAAGADGVFFSNGPGDPATADHAVGLVRAALEHRLPTFGICFGNQVLGRALGFDTFKLKFGHRGTNQPVQDVATGRVEISAHNHGFAVAVPVGEVSETPYGRVEVSHVCLNDGVVEGLALLDRPAFSVQYHPEAAAGPHDSAYLFDRFTALIEGTR; encoded by the coding sequence GTGACCGGGCGCCGGCCCGCGCTGCTGGTGCTGGAGGACGGCCGCACGTTCGCGGGCGACGCCTACGGCGCGGTCGGCGAGACCTTCGGCGAGGCCGTGTTCTGCACGGCCATGACCGGCTACCAGGAGACCCTGACCGACCCGTCGTACCACCGGCAGGTGGTCGTCATGACCACGCCGCACATCGGCAACACCGGGGTCAACGACGAGGACCCGGAGTCCGGGCGGATCTGGGTGAGCGGGTACGTGGTGCGCGACCCCTCGCCGCGGGCGTCGTCCTGGCGGGCCAGGCGCACCCTGGAGGAGGAGCTCGAGGTGCAGGGCGTGGTCGGGATCAGCGGGGTCGACACCAGGGCGCTCACCCGGCACCTGCGCGACCGCGGCGCCATGCGGGTGGGCGTCTCCAGCGTGGAGGACGACCCGCGGGCTCTGCTCGAGCGGGTGCAGGCCAGCCCGCAGATGGCCTGGGCCGACCTCACGGCCGAGGTGTCCACCGAGACGGCCTACGTCGTGCCGGCGGTTCGCGAGAAGCGGTTCACCGTGGCCGCCGTCGACCTCGGGATCAAGGCCATGACTCCGGTCCGGCTGGCCGAGCGCGGCGTCGAGGTGCACGTGCTGCCCGCGGCCACCACGCCCGAGCAGCTGCTGGCTGCCGGGGCCGACGGCGTGTTCTTCTCCAACGGCCCCGGCGACCCCGCGACCGCCGACCACGCCGTCGGGCTGGTCCGGGCCGCGCTGGAGCACCGGCTGCCGACGTTCGGCATCTGCTTCGGCAACCAGGTGCTCGGCAGGGCCCTCGGCTTCGACACGTTCAAGCTGAAGTTCGGCCACCGGGGCACCAACCAGCCGGTGCAGGACGTCGCCACCGGGCGGGTGGAGATCAGTGCCCACAACCACGGCTTCGCGGTCGCGGTCCCGGTCGGCGAGGTCAGCGAGACGCCGTACGGGCGGGTCGAGGTGAGCCACGTCTGCCTCAACGACGGCGTGGTCGAGGGGCTGGCGCTGCTCGACCGGCCGGCCTTCTCCGTGCAGTACCACCCGGAGGCCGCGGCCGGCCCCCACGACTCGGCCTACCTGTTCGACCGGTTCACCGCGCTGATCGAGGGGACCCGCTGA